CGACATCCCCGCCTACGCCGACACCGCGCGGCCCGCACCGGTATTCCTCGACAGCGCCGGCTCGTCACTGCCGCCGCGGGTGGTGCTGGACACCGTGATCGGGCATCTGCGGCGGGAGGCCGAGATCGGTGGCTATCGCGCGGCGAACGAACGGCTCGACGATCTGGCCGCGGTGAAAACCGCCGTCGCGACGCTGATCAACGCCGACGCGGCGAGTATCGCGCTGAGCGACAGCGCATCCCGGGCCTGGTCCGATTTCTTCTATTCGGTGCCGCTCGCGGCGGGTGACCGAATCCTGGTGTCGCAGGCCGACTATGCCAGCAACGCCATCGCCACCCTGCAACGCGTCCGGGCCACCGGCGCGGTGGTGGAGGCGGTGCCCGCCGCCGCCGACGGCCGGCTCGACGTCGAGGCGTTCGCCGCCATGCTGGACGAGCGCGTGAAACTGGTGTCGCTGGTGCATGTCCCGACCAACGGCGGACTGATCAACCCGGTCACCGAGGTGTCCCGGCTCGCACACGGCGTGGGTGCGCTGGTGCTGCTGGACGCCTGCCAGTCCACCGGCCAACTGCCGATCGATGTCGCCGCGCTCGGGGTCGACGCGCTGTCGGCCACCGGCCGGAAATGGCTGCGCGGACCGCGCGGCACCGGATTCCTCTATGTGCGGCCGGAATTGGCCGCGA
This DNA window, taken from Nocardia sp. BMG111209, encodes the following:
- a CDS encoding aminotransferase class V-fold PLP-dependent enzyme; amino-acid sequence: MLDPQRLRADIPAYADTARPAPVFLDSAGSSLPPRVVLDTVIGHLRREAEIGGYRAANERLDDLAAVKTAVATLINADAASIALSDSASRAWSDFFYSVPLAAGDRILVSQADYASNAIATLQRVRATGAVVEAVPAAADGRLDVEAFAAMLDERVKLVSLVHVPTNGGLINPVTEVSRLAHGVGALVLLDACQSTGQLPIDVAALGVDALSATGRKWLRGPRGTGFLYVRPELAATMEPGRLDLHSAEWVERDKYVLAPDASRFEFWEHDVAARLGLGAAVRYLLELGPDRVYAAIADRAAHLRAALPEIPGVTVRDLGEKRSGIVSFTVDGIAPVDVRDRLLERNITVTVSHRGSTLLDMTARGLDSVLRASPHCFVTFEDLDRFTDELAATATGR